The proteins below come from a single Thunnus thynnus chromosome 10, fThuThy2.1, whole genome shotgun sequence genomic window:
- the LOC137190850 gene encoding uncharacterized protein: MICRILLLISLTSCVCGTFVLNVTETSYQAEENDNITLEWMFTTKTDSSSTVSIINCELLTDVKPLVLYYLYKGVEVSEFQDGQFAGRVQCDKDALREGRIRLHVSRIRTDDSGLYLCGVRTDYGRNRGKCRLNVTAARDWPEPETPNTASRERIGLYCVLGLTAAAISVLAVYSFTLCLLNKIYTRSSGGFQKTNSLADGSEETV; the protein is encoded by the exons ATGATCTGCAGGATCCTTCTGCTCATCAGCCTGACCTcctgtgtctgtg GAACATTTGTATTGAACGTGACAGAGACCTCCTACCAGGCAGAGGAGAACGACAACATCACACTggaatggatgtttacaaccaaAACTGACAGTTCCTCCACCGTATCTATAATTAATTGTGAACTGTTAACTGATGTTAAACCCTTGGTCCTGTATTATCTATATAAGGGTGTTGAGGTCTCAGAGTTTCAGGATGGACAGTTTGCAGGACGAGTTCAGTGTGACAAAGACGCCCTCAGAGAAGGACgaatcagacttcatgtgtccagAATCAGGACTGATGACTCGGGTCTGTACCTGTGTGGAGTGAGAACAGATTATGGTCGGAACAGAGGAAAATGCCGACTCAACGTCACTG CAGCGAGGGATTGGCCTGAACCTGAGACACCAAACACAGCGAGTCGGGAAAGGATCGGCCTCTACTGTGTACTgggactgacagcagcagctataTCTGTACTGGctgtttattcattcactctctgCCTGTTAAACAAGATTTATACTCGGTCCAGTGGTGGATTTCAGAAAACTAACAGTTTAGCAGATGGATCAGAGGAAACAGTTTGA